A section of the Rhea pennata isolate bPtePen1 chromosome 24, bPtePen1.pri, whole genome shotgun sequence genome encodes:
- the THY1 gene encoding thy-1 membrane glycoprotein, with protein MNPTVGIAVFLTVLQATHCQMIKDLRACLLGQSLRVDCRYENKTSNPLTYEFSITKDNRKHVIHSTISVSENAYRNRANVTMHKNLVCLYLQSFTTSDEGVYMCELKATNDYTGNQIKNITVIKDKLEKCAGFSLLIQNTSWLLLLLLSLPLLQAVDFVSL; from the exons ATGAACCCCACAGTCGGCATCGCCGTCTTCCTGACAG TCCTCCAGGCCACCCACTGCCAGATGATCAAGGACCTGAGAGCCTGCCTCTTGGGCCAGAGTCTGCGGGTGGACTGCCGTTATGAGAACAAAACCAGCAACCCCCTGACCTATGAGTTCAGCATCACCAAGGACAACAGGAAGCACGTCATCCACAGCACCATAAGCGTCTCTGAGAATGCCTACCGGAACCGGGCCAACGTCACCATGCACAAGAACCTGGTGTGCCTCTACTTGCAGAGCTTCACCACCAGCGACGAGGGCGTCTACATGTGCGAGCTGAAGGCCACCAATGACTACACCGGCAACCAGATAAAGAACATCACTGTCATCAAAG ACAAACTGGAGAAATGTGCCGGCTTCAGCCTCTTGATCCAGAACACCTCAtggctcctgctgcttctcctttccctgcctctcctgcaAGCCGTGGACTTCGTGTCCCTGTGA